The DNA region GCTCTATCTCATGGATCTTCCTGATCCGCAGGCTCCGCTTCACCGCACTCTTCCGGGGCGGCCGCTGGTACACCCGGCCGACAAACTCCGCCGCCGCACGCTCTACCGCCTCCCTCGAGGCGTCGGCGTGGAGCCTCATCAAACATATGTACTCCTTGCTCTGCGAGAGGAGGACGGGGGCAAGCCTGACTGCAGGGCCGAACATGACTATGAGCACCCCCGAGACCTGCGGGTCGAGCGTCCCGGCGTGACCCACCCGGCGTCCCAGGATCTCCCCGACCCAGGCGGTCACCTGATGGCTGCTCGGGCCGCGGGGTTTGTCTATGATGACGATCCCGGATTCCGGGATGGAAGAAGACTCCTGGCCGGCCACCCGCGATCACCGCCCTTCGACGCAGCGGTTCAGGGCTTCAAGCGTCCCTGCGAGCGACCCGTCCCCGACAACCGCCGGAGGGTGTCCGCCTGCCCGCATCGCATCCGCGGTGGTCGTGCCGATGGCGATGAGGAGAAGGCCGTCACGGGGCTGCCACCGCGCCTCCCGATAAGACATGGCGCTTGTAAAGAGGAGAGCGTCAGCATCCTCAACCTCGAGTTCGGTTCCCGTGGGGACGAGGGCGTAGACCCGCTCCTCCCGAACCCTTCCGCCGGCGGCGATGATCGCCTCAATGAGCTCCGGGTTCGGGAGATCGGCCCGCGGGATCCCGACCGTCCGGCCCCGGAGCCAGTCGCCCAGGTAGGGGGCAAACGCCCGGGAGTAGAACGAGGGGAGAACCTCTGCATCTATCCCGGAGCCGCGGAGGACCTCGGCGGTCTTTGGGCCGATCGCGATCACCCTGGGCCACCGTTCCAGTCTCGGCGCGATCAGTGCGGCGGGGAGGGCGCTTGCGAAGAAGAGGCAGTCAAACTCGCCGCGGTGGACGGCCTCGATGAAGGCATCGATCCTCTCCTCGCGCAACTCAGCCCGCAACGGGGAGACGGTGTAGCAGTCGTGACCGTATGCGGCGCAGAGGGCGCGGTCGCCCGCGGCCTTGTTCTCGAGCCGGGTGATGGCGATCTTCATTGGCTAAATCCTTCGTCCCGGTGGAATATGACTGTATCGGGAAGGACAAAATCCGGTTGGTTTATCCCTGCCCAATCCGACCATGGATAAGCGTGCTCTCCGGAATCCTGCTCGGAACAGTCCTTGGCATACTCTGCGGCGCCGTGAGCGGTCTCATCCCCGGCATCCATGCAAACACGGTGGCAGGCCTCCTCCTCTCGCTCCAGGCGCTCCTGCTTGCCTGGTTCGAGCCCGTGGTCATCGCCTCCGCCATGTTTGCCACGCTCGTCACGCATACTTTCCTCGACAACGTCCCCGCCACGTTCCTCGGTATCCCGGATGCCGAGACGTCGCTTGCCGTCCTCCCGGCCCATGCACTCTGTCTCGATGGGCGGGGGGAGGAGGCCGTGAGGATATCCGCCCTGGGTAGCGCTGCGGGGGTCGCTCTCTCCCTTCCGCTGGCGCTGGGGTTTGTCCTCGTCCTTCCCGCGCTCCAGCCGGCGATCGACTGGGGGATCGGGCTCATCATACTGGCGGTGGGGGGCTACCTCGTCGTGGTCTCGGAGTCGCCGGGCTGGGCGTTCGCGGTCTTTGCGGTCTCGGGGATCCTGGGGGTCTTTGCACTGGGCTGCTCCTACCTGGCCTGGCCGGCGGGCGGTGAGTCGGGGGTGCTGATGCCCCTCCTCTCGGGCCTCTTCGGGGTATCCGTCCTCCTCGGAGGGTCGCAGGGGAAGATGCCGGAGCAGCGGTTCCAGGGGCTTGACATTCCAGCCGGTGCTCTACGCCGCGGGTCTATACTTGGTTCGGCCGCCGGCGCTCTCGTCGGCTGGCTTCCGGGGCTCTCGAGCGCCACCGCAAACACCCTCCTGACCTCGGTCGTCGGCTACGACTCGAACCCGCGGGAGTACATCCTGGCAACGAGCGCTGCAAACACCGTGAACGCTTTTCTCGGGCTTGCGGCGTTCTACGCCATATCCCGGACACGGAACGGGGTTATGGCGGCTATCTCGGCGCTTGAGGATATGCCGCCGGCAACCGCCATCCTCCTTGCGGGGGCGCTCGCCGCGGTTGGAGCATACCTCCTGACGATCCTCTTCTCGCGTGCCGCCGGACTCTTCTCCGGGGTGAACGTCAGGGCGCTGAACCGCGCTGTCATCATCTTCATCGTCATGCTCTCGTTCGTCCTCTGCGGGCCGTTCGGGATCCTTGTCCTCCTGCTGGCGACAGCGGTCGGCTGCGTCCCGGCGCTTGTCAACATCCGCCGGGTCTACTGCATGGGTGCGATAATGCTCCCTGTGATGGTCTACTCCTTCGGTCTGGCGTGAGCCTCTTATACGACAGGGGCGCAAGTATTCCCGCAATGCTGCAGCGCTACTGGTTCGGGGATATCGATGAGGATGGGTGCTGCCGGGCTGCAGGCACCGAACCGGCCGCACTCGCCGAGCGGGTCTCCAGCCTCCGCACCGATATGGAGTCGTATACCCCGATCAACTGGGAGGTCGCCAGGGACTGCGGGGTTGTCCGGACGCGGGAGGGGTATGTTGCCCTGCTGCGTTCGGTCTGCATGATTCTTGCCCGGCAGAAGATCGCCCGGTCATACCAGGAGCGGGATGTCGCCCTCCTCCAGATGGTGCGGATGCTCGACGAGATCGATAATGTCATCAACCTCCTCTCGGAGCGTGCCGCTGAGTGGTACCAGGTCACCGACCCGTCGTTCTCCCGGAAGTACCGCTCCCTCCCGGCAAAGAAGATGCTTGATATGATCCGGAGAGGGGCAGACGGGGGGCTCGCGGGGGTTGCAGCCGAGATCGAGCGGCTCACGGAGGTGAGAAGACGGCTGATGCGGGAGGTCTCCGCAATGGCCGATGAGGTGATGCCGAATGTGAGCGCCCTCATCGGCGGGCTGGTCGCGGCCCGTCTCCTCTCCCGGGCAGGGGGGCTTGCTGAACTTGCCAGGATGCCGGGAAGCACCATACAGGTGCTCGGCTCGGAGCAGGCGCTGTTTTCGCACCTTCGAGGCGGGTCGCCGCCGCCAAAACACGGTATAATCTTTCAGCACCGCAGGGTCCACAACGCCCCAAAAGAGGTGAGGGGTCGGGTGGCCCGGGTGCTTGCGGCGAAACTTGCCATCGCGGCCAGGCTCGACCACTACCGGGGTGAGGCGGTGCCATCGTTCATCGAGGAGGCCCAGGCCCGGATCGACGAGGCAGGGAGGAGGGCATGATCTGGATCGGGAACGTCCTGGTCTCGCCCGGCGAGGCCGGGGTGTATGGTGAGCGGACGCTCGATGGCTACAGGGTCTGGGATCCCTACCGGAGCAAACTTGCAGCGCTCTACGCTCTCGGCGGCGGGGTTGAACTCGAATCCTGGATGCGGGTGCTCTACCTTGGGGCGGCAAACGGGACCACCGTCTCCCACGTCGCCGACTACGTCGAGACGGTCTACGCCGTGGAGTTTGCACCCCGGCCGATGCAGGACCTCCTGGAGGTTGCCCGCCGCCGGAAGAAGATAGTGCCGATAATGGCTGATGCGAGCCGGCCGGAGGACTACGCGCCGTTGATGGAGTCGGTCGACCTGGTCTACCAGGACGTGGCGCAGCCGAACCAGGTCGAGATAGCGGAACGGAACCTGGTATTCTTAAAACCGGGGGGGTGGTTCATCCTGATGCTGAAGACACGGAGCGTGGATGTTCGAAGGGACCCGGCCGGGGTGCTCGAGGAGACCCTGGCCGCGCTCGAGCGCCGCATTGAGGTTGCGGAGGCCCGCTGGCTAGAGCCCTACCACCACGACCACGCCGCGATCGTCTGTTCCAGGCCGTAGCATATATCAGCCTAGAGGGTGAGAGATCCACATGGATCGGGTCGTATTCAACCCCTTCTCGCCGCTGCTGATCATAATATTCCTCGGGCTGATCGGGCTCTTCATATTTGCAGTTCTCATCTTCCCGCTAATCTTCGTGACGGCGGTCGGGGCGACGTTCACGCGGCTCGGGTTCTCCTGGCAGCAGGCGCTCCTCATCCTCTTCCTGACGCTTGCGGGGAGTTTCATCAACATACCGATAAAGACGCTCGAGAGCCGGCCGGTCGCACCGGAGTACGAGCGCTACATACCGATCTACGGCCGGCTCTACCGCATCTCGCGGCCGGTGCAGCGGACGGTCCTTGCGGTGAACGTCGGCGGCGCCCTGATCCCGGTCGTGATATCGCTCTACCTGCTCTATAAGTCGATCCAGATCGCCGGCGGGTTCGAGATCCTCTGGCTTGCTCTCCTCGGGGTCGCGATCGTGACCGTCGTGACAAAACTCGTCGCCCGCCCGGTGCCGGGGCTCGGGATCGCGACGCCGTTCTTCATCCCGCCGCTCGCGGCGCTGCTTGCGGCGCTGATCCTCCCGCTCCTCGCGGGGGGCGCGCCGGGTGCGCCGGTGATAATCGCCTACGTGAGCGGGACGCTCGGCACCCTTATCGGGGCGGACCTTATGAATCTCAATCATATAGCGGAACTGGGGGCACCGATGGCAAGCATCGGGGGTGCGGGGACGTTTGATGGGATATTTCTCTCCGGGATCATCGCGGCGCTGCTGGCGTGAGGGGGTAGGGCGTCGGGAGGAATCCGGCGGCCTGACCCGGGTTGCGGCGAAGCCTGAGGGATCTACTCGTTCCGGGCTTGTGCGGCGGGTGAATGCGTTAGATAGTTGCCGTGTCATCCCCACACCTGTTGGCCGCGCTCTTCCCGCTCCGCCCCTTCACCCCCGCACGTTAACGTTTCCCGCGGCGGGGGGGGCGGATCGGACCGGTCGTCTGTCCCATTCTCCCGCAAGACCAATACACCATCCGGGATCCCCGGGCAATCGCTCAGGTTCACAACCACAAAATAAGGTGGAATAAACCGCTACCTGGCGAGCCGATTCCATTCTTCACGGGAAATGCCTGCCTGCCGGAGGATACGCACGAGCAGGTCGACGCAGATCTCTGGCCTATGTGGATTTGGGATGGTCAGAACGAGATCCCCTTTTACCATGAATGGGTGTCTGCCTCCCCGGCACGGCCCCTCAAATCCCAGGGCCTGGAGATTCTTCACAAGTTGGTTCTATGGGGGCCTGATCCTATGCTCCGGCACCCGTATCCACCCTGACGATCTCTCCCACAGTGCGGCCGGCGACCGGAGGTATCGGGAGGCCGCGCCGGAGCCGTATGATCAACCATTCGTCGATGACGCCGGCAAGGTTTCTCCTGCACTCTTCCAGCGTCCTGCCGGTTGCAAAAACCCCGGGAAGTTCCGGGATCTCTCCGTAATACGGTTCGGCGTCCTCGATGATCTCGTAGTTGGCGCGTTCGAGTGCCGCGCTGATATACTCCAGGATCATTGCATACTTCAATGGGATTGCCCCCGCATATAGGATTTCCCCGGTCGAGCGGGATCCACGGCTGCTGTTAGTGGACCCATTCGGTTCGGTGCCGGTTATCCCCGGGGGCGTCCCCGATCTGCTGCGGGTGCGATTCACTCCCCGGCACGGCGCTCTTCCCAGAGCCCGGCAAAGACCCGCACCTGGCTGAGGTAGACCGCCGGGTCGCGCTTGTACTCGAGCACCGTCGGGATCTCGGGGTGCCGCCGGAGCCGGGAGAAGACCGCTTCAAGGTCAAGCCCGCCCTCGGGGTGGTCAAGCTCGAGGTGCTCGTCGGTGATCGAGCCCCTTCTAACGTTCGAGAGGTGGTGGAGGGTCACGTTAAGGGCTTCAAACCGGGCTAACTCCTCCATGAAGGAGATCTGGCGGTAGTTTGTGGTGCAGGCAAGGTGAGGGAAGTCCAGGCAGAACCGGGTGATCTTCGTGCCTGCAAGCTCCGCGAGTTCTCCGGCGGTGTTCCCGAGGAAGGGGTAGCCGGCATGGACGGCCGGGAGGTTCTCAAGGGTGAGGCGGGGGTCGTTGTGGCGGTCCAGGAACGCGGCAAAGGTCTCTTCTGCGGCGGCGCGGCCTCCGGGTTCATACCGGCCGGCGTGGAGGACGATCGTCTCCGCACCCAGGGTGTCGGCGGCTTCAAGGGTCTGGTTCATGGCCTCCTCTATATGAGCCTCGATCACGTCGAGCGGACGGTTGTCCCGGGCGGCGGGGGCGCAGGGGTTGACGCCGTGGCTGTGGTGGGGTGCGTGGATGACGGCCGGGATGCCGGCTGCGGCGATCCGGTCGAGGTGCTCACGAAACGACCGCCGGGGGAGGGGGATGGCCTGAACCTGGATGAACTGGATTGTCCCCTCCTCGTAAAGAGCCCTGAGCAGTCCAAGCGCCTCGTCGTCGTTGAGCCGCAGCGTGCAGCCCGGTTTGCAGGCAGACAACGGTATATCACTCCTGCCCTATCTTTTAGGGGGCGGGCATCATCAAGGATGCGCACGGGAGAGAGGGGTCTGGCCTCCGGGAGACCCCCCTCGCAAATGCTCTGGAGAGATGAGACTGTGGTTTCCCCCTTGCAAGGACGACGGAGGATAGAAAGAGTTCAGTAGCCCGGAGCAGATTCGAACTGCTGTCGCAAGGTCCAGAGCCTTGCATGATTGACCGCTACACTACCGGGCTGTTTGGCCTTCAGATGTTGTTTTTGAATCTTAATTAAGGTGACGGCAGGGGGTTTTTCATCCCGCGGCTGACCGCGGGCATCTCCCGCAGGCCCGGCAGACCGCGGCGATGGGCCGGATCTCGGTTCCGGATCTGCAGAACGGCTCGATGTCGTTTATATCCCGCAGGTAGTATATGTGGGGGACAAGCGCGATGTGGGTGTAGCGGCCGCAGGGGATGCCGAGCCTCCCGGCGATACTCTTCTGGAGGTGGACGAGAGCGTAGATGTTCGCGCCGGCGGCGGAGAGGATATCGTTGCTCCGGAAGACGGCCTTCATCTGGAGTTTGCCGTCCCGGATGAGGCACTGGACGATCTGGAGGCAGGGGCAGTCGTCCAGGTTCTCGTCGACGGCCGGGTTCCAGGTGACGGCGATGGCCCGCCGGGAGTTCTTTGCGGCGGTGAGTTTACGGACGATGTAATCGATCTGGTCGATGTGAACGTCCCTGCCGTCCACCGTCAGCCCCTCCCCCCAGTCGAAGAGCCGCCGGTGGTAGTCGTACTCGAACTGCGCCTCGGAGCCGTGGAGGAGGTTCTCGGCGTAGGCGTCCAGGAACCGCTGCTGGAACCGGGAGGCCGGGCTTGCCATCGGCGGCCTCTCCGGGGACTCCACCTCGAGCGCAAGTTCCTCGCACTCGACCGTGGCCTCGCCGTTCTCGGTCTCCAGCACCCATCCCTTCTCGAGGACGGTCCTGACCGCCAGTTCGTGGGCGCGTGCGAGAGTGGGGGCGCGAATGATCCGCATGGAGATCTGTTTGAGGGCGTGGTAGAAAAATCAGCCAGTATGGAATGGCGGTGCAAGCGCCGGGGTCGGGA from Methanoculleus receptaculi includes:
- a CDS encoding TIM barrel protein — its product is MSACKPGCTLRLNDDEALGLLRALYEEGTIQFIQVQAIPLPRRSFREHLDRIAAAGIPAVIHAPHHSHGVNPCAPAARDNRPLDVIEAHIEEAMNQTLEAADTLGAETIVLHAGRYEPGGRAAAEETFAAFLDRHNDPRLTLENLPAVHAGYPFLGNTAGELAELAGTKITRFCLDFPHLACTTNYRQISFMEELARFEALNVTLHHLSNVRRGSITDEHLELDHPEGGLDLEAVFSRLRRHPEIPTVLEYKRDPAVYLSQVRVFAGLWEERRAGE
- a CDS encoding thymidylate synthase, with product MRIIRAPTLARAHELAVRTVLEKGWVLETENGEATVECEELALEVESPERPPMASPASRFQQRFLDAYAENLLHGSEAQFEYDYHRRLFDWGEGLTVDGRDVHIDQIDYIVRKLTAAKNSRRAIAVTWNPAVDENLDDCPCLQIVQCLIRDGKLQMKAVFRSNDILSAAGANIYALVHLQKSIAGRLGIPCGRYTHIALVPHIYYLRDINDIEPFCRSGTEIRPIAAVCRACGRCPRSAAG
- a CDS encoding type II toxin-antitoxin system HicA family toxin gives rise to the protein MKNLQALGFEGPCRGGRHPFMVKGDLVLTIPNPHRPEICVDLLVRILRQAGISREEWNRLAR
- a CDS encoding type II toxin-antitoxin system HicB family antitoxin, whose product is MKYAMILEYISAALERANYEIIEDAEPYYGEIPELPGVFATGRTLEECRRNLAGVIDEWLIIRLRRGLPIPPVAGRTVGEIVRVDTGAGA
- a CDS encoding tripartite tricarboxylate transporter permease, which codes for MLSGILLGTVLGILCGAVSGLIPGIHANTVAGLLLSLQALLLAWFEPVVIASAMFATLVTHTFLDNVPATFLGIPDAETSLAVLPAHALCLDGRGEEAVRISALGSAAGVALSLPLALGFVLVLPALQPAIDWGIGLIILAVGGYLVVVSESPGWAFAVFAVSGILGVFALGCSYLAWPAGGESGVLMPLLSGLFGVSVLLGGSQGKMPEQRFQGLDIPAGALRRGSILGSAAGALVGWLPGLSSATANTLLTSVVGYDSNPREYILATSAANTVNAFLGLAAFYAISRTRNGVMAAISALEDMPPATAILLAGALAAVGAYLLTILFSRAAGLFSGVNVRALNRAVIIFIVMLSFVLCGPFGILVLLLATAVGCVPALVNIRRVYCMGAIMLPVMVYSFGLA
- a CDS encoding NOP5/NOP56 family protein, producing the protein MLQRYWFGDIDEDGCCRAAGTEPAALAERVSSLRTDMESYTPINWEVARDCGVVRTREGYVALLRSVCMILARQKIARSYQERDVALLQMVRMLDEIDNVINLLSERAAEWYQVTDPSFSRKYRSLPAKKMLDMIRRGADGGLAGVAAEIERLTEVRRRLMREVSAMADEVMPNVSALIGGLVAARLLSRAGGLAELARMPGSTIQVLGSEQALFSHLRGGSPPPKHGIIFQHRRVHNAPKEVRGRVARVLAAKLAIAARLDHYRGEAVPSFIEEAQARIDEAGRRA
- a CDS encoding fibrillarin-like rRNA/tRNA 2'-O-methyltransferase translates to MIWIGNVLVSPGEAGVYGERTLDGYRVWDPYRSKLAALYALGGGVELESWMRVLYLGAANGTTVSHVADYVETVYAVEFAPRPMQDLLEVARRRKKIVPIMADASRPEDYAPLMESVDLVYQDVAQPNQVEIAERNLVFLKPGGWFILMLKTRSVDVRRDPAGVLEETLAALERRIEVAEARWLEPYHHDHAAIVCSRP
- a CDS encoding uroporphyrinogen-III synthase gives rise to the protein MKIAITRLENKAAGDRALCAAYGHDCYTVSPLRAELREERIDAFIEAVHRGEFDCLFFASALPAALIAPRLERWPRVIAIGPKTAEVLRGSGIDAEVLPSFYSRAFAPYLGDWLRGRTVGIPRADLPNPELIEAIIAAGGRVREERVYALVPTGTELEVEDADALLFTSAMSYREARWQPRDGLLLIAIGTTTADAMRAGGHPPAVVGDGSLAGTLEALNRCVEGR
- a CDS encoding DUF1614 domain-containing protein produces the protein MDRVVFNPFSPLLIIIFLGLIGLFIFAVLIFPLIFVTAVGATFTRLGFSWQQALLILFLTLAGSFINIPIKTLESRPVAPEYERYIPIYGRLYRISRPVQRTVLAVNVGGALIPVVISLYLLYKSIQIAGGFEILWLALLGVAIVTVVTKLVARPVPGLGIATPFFIPPLAALLAALILPLLAGGAPGAPVIIAYVSGTLGTLIGADLMNLNHIAELGAPMASIGGAGTFDGIFLSGIIAALLA